A portion of the Cellulophaga algicola DSM 14237 genome contains these proteins:
- a CDS encoding M48 family metallopeptidase, protein MKKIILILAIFIGVSACKTNPFTGKKMLNAFPNSQIFPTAFAQYDQFLTENKTVENTADARMITTVGQRIASAAERWLTANGYPGYLDDYKWEYHLVQDETVNAWCMPGGKIVFYTGILPICQGETGVAVVMGHEVAHALADHGAQRMTASYGQQIGAVVGNVAIKDEKSLGLFNQYYGAGSNVLGMLPFSRGHETEADKIGLQIMAIAGYNPDEAAELWKRMKANSGASTTPEFMSTHPSNDTRINNLTVWAPEAKAEAAKFGVTSFK, encoded by the coding sequence ATGAAAAAAATTATTTTAATTCTTGCAATATTTATAGGCGTATCTGCTTGTAAAACAAACCCGTTTACGGGAAAGAAAATGTTAAATGCATTTCCTAATAGTCAAATTTTCCCAACAGCATTCGCTCAATATGACCAGTTTTTAACAGAAAATAAAACAGTTGAGAATACTGCTGATGCTAGGATGATTACAACCGTAGGACAACGTATTGCCTCTGCGGCAGAACGTTGGTTAACCGCAAATGGATACCCAGGGTATTTAGATGATTATAAATGGGAATATCATTTAGTGCAAGATGAAACGGTAAATGCTTGGTGTATGCCTGGAGGCAAAATTGTTTTCTATACAGGAATATTGCCAATTTGCCAAGGTGAAACAGGAGTAGCAGTAGTAATGGGGCATGAAGTTGCTCACGCATTAGCAGATCACGGAGCACAGCGTATGACCGCTAGTTATGGTCAGCAAATAGGTGCAGTTGTTGGTAATGTAGCAATTAAAGATGAAAAATCTTTGGGGTTATTTAATCAATATTATGGTGCGGGTTCTAATGTTTTAGGAATGCTGCCTTTTAGTAGAGGTCATGAAACAGAAGCTGATAAAATAGGATTGCAAATTATGGCAATTGCGGGCTATAACCCAGACGAAGCTGCAGAGCTTTGGAAGAGAATGAAAGCAAATAGTGGTGCCTCAACTACTCCAGAATTTATGAGTACCCACCCTTCTAATGATACAAGAATAAATAATCTAACCGTTTGGGCGCCAGAAGCAAAAGCTGAAGCGGCTAAATTTGGTGTCACTAGTTTTAAATAA
- a CDS encoding MFS transporter yields the protein MAKIQAEKGSKKLLNAWAFYDWANSVYTLTIASSIFPIFYSALFASSDELVSAFGYEMKPTVLISIVTAFTFLTVAILSPILSGVADYVGNKKMFMKFFCYVGSIGCMGLYWFSLDYIHLSMFFYFMGLIGYWGSLVFYNSYLPDIAFEHQQDSISAKGFSLGYIGSVLLLVLNLAMVMMPEMFGFDVGETEESLNLAKFEAMKISFITVGIWWALFSQYTFYVLPKGVSTGHKITKSVVFNGLKELGLVWDNLKQNKRLKRYLGAFFVFSMAVQTIMLMAVYFGEKEISWATDSEKTTGLIISILVIQLVAVLGAYVTSKASGKFGNIRTLIFVNFIWLCLCFYAFFMITPMQFYIAAGLVGLVMGGVQSLGRSTYSKFLPETDDTTSYFSFYDVAEKIGIVIGMVIFAVVDQVSNMRYAILFLFVFFLAGIILLFRVPKEKPLN from the coding sequence ATGGCAAAAATTCAAGCAGAAAAAGGGAGTAAAAAATTATTAAATGCCTGGGCGTTTTATGATTGGGCTAATTCAGTATATACCTTAACAATAGCCTCTTCCATATTTCCGATTTTTTATTCCGCCTTATTTGCGTCTTCAGATGAGTTGGTAAGTGCTTTTGGTTATGAAATGAAGCCTACAGTATTAATATCTATAGTTACTGCTTTTACCTTTTTAACCGTAGCGATACTATCTCCTATTTTATCAGGAGTTGCAGATTATGTAGGGAATAAGAAAATGTTCATGAAGTTTTTCTGCTATGTAGGGAGTATAGGTTGTATGGGTTTGTACTGGTTTAGCTTAGACTATATTCATTTAAGTATGTTCTTTTATTTTATGGGCTTGATTGGGTATTGGGGGAGTTTGGTTTTTTATAATTCTTACCTACCAGACATTGCTTTTGAGCACCAGCAAGATAGTATTAGTGCTAAAGGTTTTTCTTTAGGGTATATAGGAAGTGTGCTTTTGTTAGTTTTAAATTTAGCGATGGTAATGATGCCAGAAATGTTTGGGTTTGATGTTGGTGAAACAGAAGAATCACTTAACCTAGCTAAATTTGAAGCCATGAAAATTTCTTTTATTACGGTGGGTATTTGGTGGGCACTATTTAGTCAGTATACCTTTTATGTATTGCCAAAAGGAGTATCTACAGGACATAAAATAACAAAGTCGGTTGTATTCAACGGTCTAAAAGAACTTGGACTAGTGTGGGATAACTTAAAGCAAAATAAAAGATTAAAACGTTATTTAGGCGCATTTTTTGTGTTTAGTATGGCGGTACAAACCATTATGTTAATGGCGGTTTATTTTGGAGAAAAAGAAATAAGTTGGGCTACAGATTCTGAGAAAACAACCGGACTTATTATTAGCATTTTGGTTATTCAACTGGTGGCCGTACTGGGTGCGTATGTAACCTCTAAAGCATCTGGAAAATTCGGGAATATAAGGACCTTGATTTTTGTTAACTTTATTTGGCTGTGCTTGTGTTTTTACGCCTTCTTTATGATTACTCCAATGCAATTTTATATTGCGGCAGGATTAGTAGGTTTGGTTATGGGAGGCGTACAATCTTTAGGGCGTTCTACTTATTCTAAATTCTTGCCAGAGACAGACGATACTACTTCGTATTTTAGTTTCTATGATGTCGCAGAGAAAATTGGTATTGTTATCGGAATGGTAATTTTTGCAGTCGTAGATCAAGTTAGTAATATGCGCTATGCTATTTTATTCTTGTTTGTATTTTTTCTAGCCGGGATTATTTTACTTTTTAGAGTGCCAAAAGAAAAACCTCTTAATTAA
- a CDS encoding head GIN domain-containing protein, producing the protein MKNLFIAVLSLVTITSCSAQWGKKIKGNGVFKTIERATEDYDSVSISGWFDVDLVAGTEGEITLTGEENLLEYIVTEIKNGQLVVKVEDHKNLQPSKWKNSIKITIPVEAIEALSLSGSGDVIGKKTLKTDRFKMTMSGSGDISLSLEANTISATMSGSGDMELKGSTNDFKATISGSGNIKAYELEADNVKATISGSADMQVVANRSLKAQVSGSGDISYKGNPDKLNTKISGSGSISKR; encoded by the coding sequence ATGAAAAATTTATTTATTGCAGTCTTATCACTTGTAACAATTACCTCCTGCTCTGCGCAATGGGGTAAAAAAATTAAAGGAAATGGTGTTTTTAAAACTATAGAAAGAGCTACCGAAGATTATGATTCAGTATCCATATCTGGATGGTTCGATGTAGATTTAGTCGCTGGAACTGAAGGCGAAATAACACTTACGGGAGAAGAAAATCTTTTAGAATACATCGTTACAGAAATAAAAAATGGTCAACTTGTGGTTAAAGTAGAAGACCATAAAAACCTACAGCCATCTAAATGGAAGAATAGTATAAAAATAACTATCCCTGTAGAAGCGATTGAAGCCCTTTCACTTTCTGGTTCTGGAGATGTTATTGGTAAGAAAACTTTAAAAACAGACCGATTTAAAATGACCATGTCTGGATCAGGAGACATATCATTGAGTCTGGAAGCCAATACTATCTCTGCAACAATGTCTGGCTCTGGAGATATGGAATTAAAGGGGAGTACAAATGATTTTAAAGCTACTATTTCTGGCTCTGGAAATATAAAAGCATATGAATTGGAAGCCGATAATGTTAAAGCTACTATTTCTGGTTCTGCAGATATGCAAGTGGTAGCCAATAGAAGTCTAAAAGCCCAGGTTTCTGGCTCTGGAGATATTAGCTACAAAGGAAATCCTGATAAATTAAACACCAAAATATCAGGATCTGGTAGTATTTCTAAAAGATAA
- a CDS encoding DUF4097 family beta strand repeat-containing protein: MKIQLYNYTLVLMFLLPFSLIANNGIKGKHTREKTIKKEFTVNSDALLKVSNSYGNLNITSWNENRIVIEVHISVNGNNEEKVSGKLDEITVAFEGNSSLVSAKTLFNEHKDGWDWGWGNNSNVNMQIDYNIKVPVKNNIHLNNDYGSITLDRIDGHAKISCDYGRLEIGELHGRNNELNFDYTSKSTIGYIKSGRIKADYSGFTIDKAEDLDINSDYTNGTITKMQNLTYHNNYGKIEANEVNNVDGNGDYINVKLGTVHGNVNITSDYGGIQIANMAADANNLNIRSDYTGVKIGYSPGYHFNFEISTEYAGVSGKDDFEINVSREESSEKFYKGYYGNSSSPNRMNITSDYGGISFTKN; this comes from the coding sequence ATGAAAATACAATTATATAATTATACACTCGTACTAATGTTCTTATTGCCTTTTAGCCTCATAGCTAACAATGGCATTAAAGGCAAACACACTAGAGAAAAGACAATTAAAAAAGAGTTCACTGTTAACAGCGATGCCTTATTAAAAGTTTCTAATAGTTATGGAAATTTAAATATTACTTCATGGAACGAAAACAGAATTGTTATTGAAGTACACATTTCTGTGAATGGTAATAATGAAGAAAAAGTATCTGGTAAGCTTGATGAAATTACGGTAGCTTTTGAAGGAAATAGTAGCTTAGTCTCTGCGAAGACTTTATTTAACGAGCATAAAGACGGCTGGGATTGGGGCTGGGGAAACAATAGCAACGTAAACATGCAAATAGATTACAATATTAAAGTTCCTGTAAAAAATAACATACACCTAAACAATGACTATGGCAGCATTACTTTAGATAGAATAGATGGTCATGCAAAAATATCTTGTGATTACGGACGCTTAGAAATTGGTGAATTACACGGTAGAAATAATGAACTGAATTTTGATTATACCTCAAAATCTACCATTGGCTACATTAAAAGCGGAAGAATAAAAGCAGATTACTCAGGTTTTACCATTGATAAAGCAGAAGATTTAGATATTAACTCTGATTATACAAACGGAACAATTACTAAAATGCAAAATTTAACCTATCATAATAATTACGGAAAAATTGAGGCTAACGAAGTAAATAATGTAGATGGTAATGGAGATTATATTAACGTTAAACTTGGAACAGTACATGGCAATGTAAACATCACCTCTGATTATGGAGGCATACAAATAGCAAATATGGCTGCAGATGCTAATAATTTAAATATCCGTTCTGATTATACAGGAGTAAAAATTGGCTATAGCCCTGGTTACCATTTCAATTTTGAAATAAGCACAGAATATGCAGGTGTAAGTGGAAAAGATGATTTTGAAATCAATGTAAGTAGAGAAGAATCTAGTGAAAAATTCTACAAAGGCTATTACGGGAATTCATCTAGCCCAAATAGAATGAATATTACCAGTGATTACGGGGGAATTTCATTCACCAAAAACTAA
- a CDS encoding RNA polymerase sigma factor: protein MSHKKEHIDTLLHLCLNGRQSAQLEVYNRYYKAMFNTAVRIVKDSALAEDVMQDSFLSAFTKLESFKGEVAFGAWLKRIVINNSIYQYRKQLKKNEVALDDIIYKVEDNDGIAADYVFTEQKAQKVMETMKQLKDNYRISLTLHLIEGFDYEEISTIMDLSYANCRTTISRAKESLRKKLMAS from the coding sequence TTGAGCCACAAAAAAGAACATATTGATACCTTGTTACATTTGTGTTTAAACGGGAGACAAAGCGCACAGCTAGAAGTTTACAATAGATACTATAAAGCAATGTTTAACACTGCCGTGAGAATTGTAAAAGATAGCGCCCTTGCAGAAGACGTCATGCAAGATTCGTTTTTAAGCGCATTTACCAAATTAGAATCTTTTAAAGGAGAAGTTGCCTTTGGAGCTTGGTTAAAACGCATTGTAATAAACAACAGTATCTACCAGTACAGAAAACAACTAAAGAAAAATGAAGTTGCACTGGACGATATTATATATAAGGTCGAGGATAACGACGGAATTGCCGCTGATTATGTGTTTACGGAACAAAAGGCTCAAAAAGTGATGGAAACCATGAAACAGTTAAAAGACAATTACAGAATTTCTTTGACCTTACATTTAATAGAAGGGTTTGATTATGAAGAAATAAGTACAATTATGGATTTAAGTTATGCAAATTGTAGAACTACCATATCAAGGGCGAAAGAAAGCTTACGTAAAAAATTAATGGCCAGTTAA
- the lon gene encoding endopeptidase La has translation MGNSKFSNFDNMSLQGIDEDSELIPLLTAEDEEEMNSEKLPETLPILPLRNTVLFPGVVIPITAGRDSSIALIKDANNGTKVIGVVSQKDENVENPGINDINTLGTVARILRVLQMPDGNTTVIIQGKKRFEVAEVLTEKPYMTATVREAKEVRPDPLNPEFLAIIESVKELALKIIKDNPNIPSDASFAIKNIQSDSFLINFVSSNLSVDVEIKQELLEIPDLQERALAMLKYMNVELQKLELKNVIQSKVRTDLDQQQREYFLNQQMKTIQEELGGGSYEEEVEEMRNKAKKKKWGKKINEHFLKELSKIQRMNPQVAEYSIQRNYLELFLELPWNDFSKDKFDLKRAQKILDRDHYGLEDVKRRIIEYLAVLKLRNDMKSPILCFYGPPGVGKTSLGKSIAEALGREYVRMSLGGLRDEAEIRGHRKTYIGAMPGRIIQSLKKAGKSNPVFILDEIDKLSNSNQGDPSSAMLEVLDPEQNSEFHDNFLEMGYDLSKVMFVATANNIGNIQPALRDRMEMIPVSGYTIEEKVEIAKRHLLPKQLKEHGLSEKDLKVGKPQLEKVVEGYTRESGVRGLEKQIAKVVRNTAKNIAMELEHDLKLTNEDIVTILGPARMERDKYENNDVAGVVTGLAWTSVGGDILFIESILTKGKGNLTITGNLGKVMKESATIAMEYIKSNCDLFGIDADVFEKYNVHIHVPEGATPKDGPSAGVTMLTSLVSLFTQKKVKKSLAMTGEITLRGKVLPVGGIKEKILAAKRARIKELILCEENRKDILEIKADYLKGLTFHYVTEMHEVVALAITNQKVKNAKKL, from the coding sequence ATGGGAAATTCTAAATTTTCAAATTTTGACAATATGTCGCTACAAGGTATCGATGAGGATTCTGAGTTAATACCTCTTTTAACTGCAGAAGATGAGGAAGAAATGAATAGTGAAAAACTGCCAGAAACATTACCTATATTACCTTTGCGTAATACGGTATTATTTCCTGGTGTAGTTATTCCTATAACGGCAGGTAGAGATTCTTCCATTGCTTTAATAAAAGATGCAAATAATGGGACCAAAGTTATTGGTGTTGTTTCTCAGAAAGATGAGAATGTTGAGAATCCAGGCATTAATGATATAAATACCTTAGGAACAGTAGCAAGAATTTTACGTGTTTTACAAATGCCAGATGGTAATACTACGGTAATTATTCAAGGTAAAAAACGTTTTGAAGTGGCAGAAGTGCTAACAGAAAAACCATACATGACGGCTACTGTTCGTGAAGCTAAAGAAGTACGACCTGATCCTTTGAATCCAGAATTTTTGGCGATCATTGAATCGGTTAAAGAATTAGCTTTAAAAATTATCAAGGATAATCCTAATATTCCGAGTGATGCCTCATTTGCTATAAAAAACATTCAAAGTGATTCATTTTTAATAAATTTTGTTTCTTCTAACTTAAGTGTAGATGTAGAGATTAAACAAGAATTGTTAGAGATACCAGACTTGCAAGAGCGTGCTTTAGCAATGTTAAAGTATATGAATGTAGAGCTTCAGAAATTAGAATTAAAGAATGTCATCCAATCTAAAGTTCGCACCGACCTAGATCAGCAACAACGGGAGTATTTCTTAAACCAGCAGATGAAAACTATTCAAGAAGAATTGGGTGGTGGTTCGTATGAAGAGGAGGTTGAAGAAATGCGTAATAAGGCGAAAAAGAAGAAATGGGGCAAAAAAATTAATGAACATTTCTTAAAAGAGCTTTCTAAAATTCAACGAATGAATCCGCAAGTAGCGGAATACAGCATTCAACGTAACTATTTAGAGCTGTTTTTAGAATTGCCTTGGAATGATTTTTCAAAGGATAAATTTGATTTAAAAAGAGCGCAAAAAATATTAGATAGAGATCATTACGGATTAGAAGATGTAAAGCGAAGAATCATAGAATATTTGGCAGTGTTAAAATTGCGAAATGATATGAAATCTCCAATCTTATGTTTTTATGGACCTCCCGGAGTTGGTAAAACTTCATTAGGTAAATCTATAGCAGAAGCTTTAGGAAGAGAATATGTACGTATGTCTTTAGGGGGCCTTCGTGATGAGGCTGAAATTCGCGGGCATAGAAAAACGTATATAGGAGCTATGCCAGGACGTATTATTCAAAGCTTAAAAAAGGCAGGAAAATCTAATCCTGTTTTTATTCTTGATGAGATTGATAAATTATCAAACAGCAATCAAGGGGATCCTTCGTCAGCAATGCTGGAGGTTTTAGATCCAGAGCAGAATAGTGAGTTTCATGATAATTTCTTAGAAATGGGGTATGACCTTTCTAAAGTAATGTTTGTAGCCACAGCAAATAATATTGGTAATATACAACCTGCATTGCGAGACCGTATGGAGATGATTCCTGTAAGTGGTTATACGATCGAGGAAAAGGTTGAAATAGCAAAAAGACATTTATTGCCAAAGCAACTTAAAGAGCATGGTCTTTCTGAGAAAGATCTTAAGGTAGGGAAACCGCAACTTGAAAAAGTTGTAGAAGGATATACCAGAGAATCTGGAGTTCGTGGTTTAGAGAAGCAAATAGCAAAAGTTGTCCGTAATACCGCTAAGAATATAGCGATGGAATTAGAGCATGATCTTAAGCTTACCAATGAAGATATCGTGACCATATTAGGTCCTGCACGTATGGAACGTGATAAGTATGAAAATAATGATGTAGCAGGAGTTGTTACAGGCTTAGCTTGGACAAGCGTAGGCGGAGATATTTTATTTATAGAATCTATCTTAACTAAAGGTAAAGGGAATTTAACCATTACAGGTAACCTTGGTAAGGTTATGAAAGAATCTGCTACCATTGCCATGGAGTACATAAAATCTAATTGTGATTTATTTGGTATTGATGCAGATGTTTTTGAAAAATATAATGTGCATATTCACGTACCAGAAGGAGCAACACCTAAAGATGGTCCAAGTGCAGGAGTTACTATGCTTACTTCATTAGTTTCTTTGTTTACACAAAAGAAGGTAAAGAAAAGTTTGGCAATGACAGGAGAGATTACGCTAAGAGGAAAGGTATTACCTGTAGGTGGAATTAAAGAAAAAATCTTGGCAGCAAAACGTGCACGTATCAAAGAGCTTATTTTGTGTGAGGAAAATAGAAAAGATATTCTGGAAATAAAAGCAGACTACTTAAAAGGATTAACTTTTCATTATGTTACAGAAATGCATGAAGTGGTAGCGCTAGCGATTACGAATCAGAAAGTTAAAAATGCCAAAAAGTTATAA
- the cmk gene encoding (d)CMP kinase: MQKITIAIDGFSSTGKSTIAKQLAKSLGYIYVDTGAMYRAVTLFAMRNGFVGTENTNIGALVKLLPKINLKFVYNDALGFAEMYLNNENVEKEIRTLEVSRNVSQVATIEEVRYKLVDMQKKMGVEKGIVMDGRDIGTVVFPDAELKLFMTASAEKRATRRYKELLDKGDKVTFKEVLKNVEQRDYTDSHREFSPLKLADDAIEFDNSDMGLEEQFERILNYSQRVIDKQ, encoded by the coding sequence ATGCAAAAAATTACAATAGCAATAGATGGGTTTTCATCTACAGGAAAAAGTACGATAGCGAAACAATTGGCAAAATCATTGGGCTATATTTATGTAGATACAGGCGCAATGTATAGAGCTGTTACATTATTTGCTATGCGTAATGGTTTTGTAGGTACTGAAAATACTAATATTGGTGCACTAGTTAAATTGCTGCCTAAAATTAATTTAAAATTTGTGTACAATGATGCGCTAGGCTTTGCAGAGATGTATCTGAATAATGAAAATGTAGAAAAGGAGATTAGAACACTTGAAGTTTCTAGAAATGTGAGTCAAGTTGCCACCATCGAAGAAGTGCGTTACAAGTTGGTAGATATGCAAAAGAAAATGGGAGTAGAGAAAGGTATTGTTATGGATGGCCGTGATATTGGTACTGTAGTTTTTCCTGATGCAGAATTAAAGCTGTTTATGACTGCTTCCGCAGAGAAAAGAGCTACAAGGAGGTATAAAGAATTATTAGATAAAGGAGATAAGGTGACTTTTAAAGAGGTTCTTAAAAATGTAGAACAAAGAGACTATACGGATTCACATAGAGAATTCTCCCCGTTAAAATTAGCCGATGATGCTATTGAATTTGATAATAGTGACATGGGACTTGAAGAACAATTTGAACGAATTTTAAATTACTCTCAAAGGGTAATAGATAAACAATAA
- a CDS encoding LysM peptidoglycan-binding domain-containing protein, translating into MSVKAKYQGVLNLGEELGIKNGDVSEAGGVLSIKGEANTPYEKNLIWDKIKEIGGENAADVKANISVADSSVFHRHTVKGGESLSKIAKQYYGDAMKYTKIFEANTGVLKSPDVIHPDQVLVIPNL; encoded by the coding sequence ATGAGCGTAAAAGCTAAATACCAAGGCGTTTTAAATCTTGGAGAAGAATTAGGAATTAAAAATGGTGACGTTTCTGAAGCAGGTGGCGTTTTAAGCATAAAAGGTGAAGCAAATACTCCTTACGAAAAAAACCTTATTTGGGATAAGATTAAAGAAATTGGTGGCGAAAATGCTGCTGATGTAAAAGCTAACATTTCTGTTGCTGATAGTTCTGTATTCCACAGACATACGGTTAAAGGAGGAGAATCTTTAAGTAAGATTGCCAAACAATATTACGGTGATGCTATGAAATACACGAAAATTTTTGAAGCAAACACTGGGGTTTTAAAAAGTCCAGATGTTATACATCCAGATCAAGTATTAGTGATTCCTAACTTATAA
- the rpsA gene encoding 30S ribosomal protein S1, which translates to MAEEKKQAEAVEAVEAKVQAPVQDPQEFLENFNWTKYEQGIEQVDDAKLQEFEQLVAENFVDTMDEEVVQGTVVYITDREAIIDINAKSEGVISLNEFRYNPDLKVGDKVEVLIDIREDKSGQLVLSHRKARTIMAWDRVNAAHDKEEIVNGFVKCRTKGGMIVDVFGIEAFLPGSQIDVKPIRDYDQYVGKTMEFKVVKINHEFKNVVVSHKALIEADIEEQKKEIIGQLEKGQVLEGVVKNITSYGVFIDLGGVDGLVHITDLSWSRINHPNEVVELDQKLNVVILDFDDNKSRIQLGLKQLEKHPWEALSDEIKIGDKVKGKVVVIADYGAFIEVAEGVEGLIHVSEMSWSTHLRSAQDFVKVGDEVEAVVLTMDRDDRKMSLGIKQMTPDPWTDITTKYPVASKHTGIVRNFTNFGVFVELEEGIDGLIYISDLSWTKKIKHPSEFVTVGDKLEVEVLELDVEGRKLSLGHKQTTDNPWDKYETEFALNTTHTGTIGEVVDKGATIDFNEDIQAFVPTRHLEKEDGSKLGKGDSAEFKIIEFNKEFKRVVASHTAIFKAEEQRNVKAAVKKAAAQADEAKPTLGDANEALQALKDKMEGKTK; encoded by the coding sequence ATGGCTGAAGAAAAAAAACAAGCAGAAGCAGTGGAAGCTGTTGAAGCAAAAGTACAGGCACCTGTACAAGACCCTCAAGAATTTTTAGAAAATTTTAACTGGACAAAGTACGAGCAAGGTATTGAGCAAGTTGATGATGCCAAACTTCAAGAGTTTGAGCAACTAGTTGCTGAAAACTTTGTAGATACAATGGATGAAGAAGTAGTTCAAGGTACTGTAGTTTACATTACAGATCGTGAAGCTATTATCGACATTAACGCAAAATCAGAAGGTGTTATTTCACTGAATGAATTTCGTTACAATCCAGATTTAAAAGTTGGTGATAAAGTTGAGGTTCTTATCGACATTCGTGAAGATAAAAGTGGTCAATTAGTATTATCTCATAGAAAAGCCAGAACTATCATGGCTTGGGATAGAGTAAATGCTGCTCACGATAAAGAAGAAATCGTTAATGGTTTTGTTAAGTGTAGAACTAAAGGTGGTATGATTGTAGATGTTTTCGGAATCGAAGCATTCTTACCAGGTTCTCAAATTGATGTGAAGCCAATTAGAGATTACGATCAGTACGTAGGTAAAACTATGGAATTCAAAGTAGTGAAAATTAACCACGAATTTAAAAACGTTGTTGTTTCTCATAAAGCGCTTATTGAAGCTGATATCGAAGAACAGAAAAAAGAAATCATTGGTCAACTAGAAAAAGGACAAGTATTAGAAGGTGTTGTTAAAAACATTACTTCTTATGGTGTGTTTATTGATTTAGGTGGTGTTGATGGTTTAGTTCACATTACTGACCTTTCTTGGTCTAGAATTAACCACCCGAACGAGGTTGTTGAGTTAGATCAGAAATTAAATGTTGTAATCCTTGATTTTGATGATAATAAATCAAGAATTCAATTAGGTCTTAAGCAATTAGAGAAGCATCCTTGGGAAGCTTTATCTGATGAAATTAAGATTGGTGATAAAGTAAAAGGTAAAGTAGTCGTTATTGCTGATTACGGTGCATTTATCGAAGTTGCTGAAGGTGTTGAAGGATTAATTCACGTTTCTGAAATGTCATGGTCTACTCATTTACGTTCTGCTCAAGATTTCGTAAAAGTAGGTGATGAGGTTGAAGCTGTAGTATTAACTATGGATCGTGATGATCGTAAGATGTCTCTTGGTATCAAGCAAATGACTCCAGATCCATGGACTGATATTACTACTAAATACCCAGTTGCTTCTAAGCACACAGGTATCGTACGTAACTTTACAAACTTTGGTGTTTTTGTTGAATTAGAAGAAGGTATTGATGGTTTAATCTATATCTCTGATTTATCTTGGACTAAGAAAATTAAGCATCCATCAGAATTTGTAACTGTAGGTGATAAATTAGAAGTTGAAGTATTAGAGTTAGATGTTGAAGGACGTAAATTATCTTTAGGTCACAAACAAACTACAGATAATCCTTGGGATAAATACGAAACTGAATTTGCTTTAAACACAACTCACACTGGTACTATCGGTGAGGTTGTTGATAAAGGAGCAACTATTGATTTCAACGAGGATATTCAAGCATTTGTACCAACACGTCATTTAGAAAAAGAAGATGGTTCTAAATTAGGTAAAGGTGATTCTGCTGAATTCAAAATCATTGAGTTCAATAAAGAATTCAAGAGAGTTGTAGCAAGTCATACTGCTATATTCAAAGCTGAAGAACAACGTAATGTAAAAGCTGCTGTTAAGAAAGCTGCTGCTCAAGCTGATGAAGCAAAACCTACTTTAGGAGATGCTAATGAAGCGTTACAAGCGTTAAAAGATAAAATGGAAGGTAAGACTAAATAG
- the pyrR gene encoding bifunctional pyr operon transcriptional regulator/uracil phosphoribosyltransferase PyrR: MSQKVLLSSKEINIILHRLACQLLENHLDFENTVLIGIQPRGIFLAQRLTDILQSDYGVKNINLGFLDITFYRDDFRRGDKPLEANKTKINFLIEDKNVVLIDDVLYTGRSINAALTALQSFGRPSDVELLALIDRRFSRHLPIQPNYRGRQVDAINNEKVKVEWKENDGEDVVYLINTAT, from the coding sequence ATGAGTCAAAAAGTATTGCTTTCTTCAAAAGAGATAAATATTATCCTGCATCGCTTGGCTTGTCAGCTTTTAGAGAATCATTTAGATTTTGAGAATACCGTTTTAATAGGAATACAACCTCGAGGTATATTTCTAGCACAAAGACTTACCGATATTCTACAATCGGACTATGGTGTTAAAAATATAAATTTAGGGTTTTTAGATATTACTTTTTACCGGGACGATTTTCGTAGAGGAGATAAACCATTAGAAGCAAACAAAACTAAAATCAATTTCTTAATTGAAGATAAAAATGTTGTACTCATAGATGATGTGCTATATACAGGAAGAAGTATAAATGCAGCATTAACAGCATTGCAATCTTTTGGTAGACCTTCAGATGTAGAGTTACTGGCGTTGATAGATAGAAGGTTTAGTCGTCATTTACCGATACAGCCTAATTATAGAGGTAGACAGGTAGATGCTATAAATAATGAAAAGGTAAAGGTTGAGTGGAAAGAGAACGACGGTGAAGATGTGGTCTATTTAATCAATACTGCCACTTAA